GAGGCCGACCATGGCGAGCTTGGCCATGGTGATCTCGTCCATCAGCCGCTGCGAGACACGCAAATATTCGCGCATCGGAAACTGGATGTTCTGCCGCACCGTGAGCGAGGAGAACAGCGCGCCCTGCTGGAACAATACGCCCCAACGGCGCTCGACGTTGCGGCGCTCCGACGTGCTGGAGGAATCGAGGTCGACGCCGAACACCTCGATGGAGCCGGCGACCTTCGGCACGAGGCCGATGATGGTGCGCGTCAGCACCGACTTGCCCGCGCCCGAGGGACCGACGAAGCCGAGGATCTCGCCGCGCTTGACGTCGAGGTTGAGGCCGTCGAGCACGCGCGTTGCGCCGAACTGCACGGTGATACCGCGGACGCGGATGATGGGGTTCTGGATTTCGCTCGCCATGGTCACATCCCGACCGCGGCGAAGAAGATGGCAAACACGCCGTCCATCACGATGACGAAGAAGATGCCCTTCACCACCGAGGCCGTGGTGTGCTGTCCCAGCGACTCCGCGCTGCCCTGCACGGCGAGGCCCTCGACGCAGGCGACGATGCCGATCACGGCGGCCATCACCGGCGCCTTGACGATGCCGACGATGAAATGATCGATCGAGATGGCGTCGCGCAACCGCAGCAGGAAGGCCTCAGGCTGGACGCCGCCATAGAGCCAGGCCACCAGACCACCGCCATAGAGCGCGGCCATCGCGCCGAGGAAGGCGAGGATCGGCAGCGCCAGCACCAGCGCCATCATGCGCGGCAGCACCAGCACCTCGATCGGGTCGAAGCCCATGGTGCGCAGCGCATCGATCTCCTCGCGCATCTTCATCGAACCGAGCTCGGCGGTGTAGGCGCTGCCCGATCGGCCCGCGACCATGATGGCGACCAGGAGCACGCCGATCTCGCGCAGCACCAGGACGCCCAGCATGTCGACGACGAAGATGTCGGCGCCGAACCTGCGGAAATGGAAGATGCCTTGTTGCGCGATGATGCAGCCGATCAGGAAGGTGATCAGCACGATGATCGGCACCGCGCGCCAGCACACCTGCTCCATGTGGTGCACGGTCGAGGTCAGGCGGAACGAGCGCGGATGGATCAGGATGCGAAACCATGCTGCGAGCACCGCGCCGAGCATGTCGACGAGGCCGGCAATCGTCCCGCCGACGCCTGCGACCGTACGGCCGATCTGTTCCAGCATGCCGGTGATGGTGATGGGGCTGCGGTCGATCACGGGCGTCGCCCGTACCCGCCGCACCTCGTCGACCAGGCTGGAATAATTGGCGGAGAGCCCCGCGATCTGCGGCTCGACCGCGCCGCTCGTCAGGCTGCGGCGCAGCCGCTCGATCAGCCAGGCGCCGAACGTGTCGAGCTTGGCGACCTCGGAGACGTCGATGAAAATGCTTTGGGGGCTGCCGGCGAGTTTCTCGGCATCGGCCACCATCCGCTCCAGGACCGGCGCAAAGCTCGCGGTCCAGGTCCCGGTGGCGCACAGTGCCAGCGCGTTGCCCTTGGCAATCCGCTCCAGCTTCGGATCGCCGTTCAAGATGTCCGCTCCCGTGCCGAAGCGCAGGAAACGGATGGAATCGGATGGTTGCGCACGCGCCCTTACCTAGAGAAGGTATCCCCAACTGGCCATTGTTAGTTGCTAGAGGTAACTAGCAGGTTCAGATTTCGCCAGAGTTCAAAATGACTTCCACGAAACTTGTCGCCCTGGCGGCGCGAATCGAGCGCTTCCCGATCGCCGGCAGCTTTACCATCAGCCGGGGTGCCAAGACCGAGGCGGTAACGGTCGTGGCGGAGGTCAGCCGGGACGGCTTGGCCGGCCGCGGCGAATGCGTGCCCTATCCCCGCTATGGCGAAACCCCCGAGGCAACGCTGGCTGCCGTAAAGGCCATGCAGGAGGCCGTGGCGGGCGGGCTGACACGAGCGGCCCTCCAGGCCGCCATGCCTTCAGGTGCGGCCCGTAACGCGCTGGATTGCGCCCTGATCGACCTCGAGGCCAAGGCGGCCGGCCTGCGCGCCTGGAACCTGCTGGACCGTCCGGTGCCGGGCGAGCGCACCACCGCCTACACGATTTCGTTAGGAACGCCTGAGGCCATGGCCGCGGCGACCGCCAAGGCCGCGCACCGGCCGCTGCTCAAGATCAAGCTCGGCGGTGACGGCGATGCCATGCGGATCGCAGCGGTGCGCAAGGCCGCCCCCGAATCCGAGCTGATCGTCGACGCCAACGAGGCTTGGACCGAGGCCAATCTGGAAGCCAACCTCGCCGCCTGCGCCGACGCCGGCGTCACCCTGGTCGAGCAGCCGCTACCGGCAGGCAAGGACGAGGCGCTGGCGCGGATCAAGCGGCCGCTCGCGGTCTGCGCCGACGAGAGCGTGCATGACCGTTCCTCGCTCGCACCGCTCCGCGAGCGCTACGACGCCGTGAACATCAAGCTGGACAAGACCGGCGGCCTCACCGAGGCGCTGGCGATGGCCGATGCCGCGCAGGCGCTCGGCTTCGAGATCATGATCGGCTGCATGGTCGCGACCTCGCTGTCGATGGCGCCCGCGATGTTGGTGACGCCGCAGGCGCGCTTCGTCGATCTCGACGGCCCCCTGCTGCTCGCGCGCGACCGCGACCACGGCCTGCGCTATGACGGCAGCCTGGTCTATCCGCCGGACTCCTCGCTCTGGGGATGAGCAATCAGCCGATGCCGCGCCGACCAGATCAGAAGCGTACCTAGCGCGGCCATCGCGGCCATGACGTAATAGAGGTTATCGCCGATGCGGGCATAGATCGCGCCTGACGCGATCGAGGTCGCAGCGCCCAAAAGCCCGTTGCAGGCAGCGTAATAGCCCTGCCCCCGCGCGATTTGATGCGAGGGCACGCGCTGCACCAGGAGATTCATGGTGCCGAGAATGGTCATGCCGAAGCTGAAGCCGTGGCCGAGCTGCACGATCGCGAGCAGCACCAGGGGCGGCTCGTTCGCCGTCACGATCCAGCGCACCACCGCGCTCACGCCACCGATCGCGATCATCGTGGAGGGATGCACCGAGAAGCGCGGCGACAGCGCGAACACGACGATCTCGGCGATCACGCCGAGCGTCCACAGACCCGCGATCGTCAGCCCACTGATCCCGTGGAGCTGCCAGTTGATGGCGGAGAAGGTGTAATAGGCGACGTGGCTGCCCTGGATCAGCGCGGCCGAGGCGATGATGGCCCAGAAGCCGGCATCGCGCAGCAGCGCCGTGTCGGCACGCGCCTCGGCGCTCTTGCGCCTGACATCGTCGAGCGGCTGGAGCAGCAGGCTGGCTGCGACCGCAACGATCGCCCATGCGACGATGATCCAGATCAGATCGCGCGCTTCGATGACGTCGACGAGGTAGCCGCAGGCGAGCGAGCCCGCGGCGAACGCCGCCGAGCCCCATAGCCGCAGCGGCCCGTAATCGAGCCTGTACCGGGCGACACCGCGAAGCGCATAGGCATCGGTCAGCGGCATCGTCGGCGTCCACATCATGCAGGTCAGCGCATAGATCAGGAACAGCGCCAGCGGCTGCTGCTGCAGGCCGACAGCGGTAAAGCCGATCGCGGTCGCCAGCACCGACGCCATCATGGCACCGCGAATGGCCTGACGCTTCTCGGCGAAGGCGGTCACTTGCGGCAGCGTGGTGAAGCGGGTGATCGCCGGCAGCGCGTTGATGATCCCGATCCAGGCTGCGTCGATGCCGATCCCCTTCAGCCAGAGCGGGAAGAACGGCAGATGCGTGCCCGAGACCGCGAAGACGGCCGAATAGAACAGCGCTAGACTCACGGCGAATCGCCGCTTCTGCGCCGCTGCAATGGGGATTTGTGATTCGCGTGCCATCAAACCAATTGCGATTCGGCCGATATCGTGGTGATCGTTACAGTAACGCGTACTGATTTGCGCGACGAGATTGTCATGGCCAACGAAGCATTCGCCCTCTCGCCCATGTCTGCCCGCGCGGCCGAGCCGAACGAGCAGGATTACGACGCGATCCGCGAAGCCTTCATGGAGACCGCGCGCGGCCGCTGGTTCCTCGGCGAATACGCCAAGCGCAACCGCAATGCCGACAC
This genomic stretch from Bradyrhizobium daqingense harbors:
- a CDS encoding ABC transporter ATP-binding protein; the protein is MASEIQNPIIRVRGITVQFGATRVLDGLNLDVKRGEILGFVGPSGAGKSVLTRTIIGLVPKVAGSIEVFGVDLDSSSTSERRNVERRWGVLFQQGALFSSLTVRQNIQFPMREYLRVSQRLMDEITMAKLAMVGLKPEVAERFPSELSGGMIKRVALARALSLDPDLVFLDEPTSGLDPIGAGDFDELVRTLQRTLGLTVFMVTHDLDSLYTACDRIAVLGNGKIIAAGSIADMQASQHPWLRQYFHGKRARAVMS
- a CDS encoding MlaE family ABC transporter permease, whose protein sequence is MNGDPKLERIAKGNALALCATGTWTASFAPVLERMVADAEKLAGSPQSIFIDVSEVAKLDTFGAWLIERLRRSLTSGAVEPQIAGLSANYSSLVDEVRRVRATPVIDRSPITITGMLEQIGRTVAGVGGTIAGLVDMLGAVLAAWFRILIHPRSFRLTSTVHHMEQVCWRAVPIIVLITFLIGCIIAQQGIFHFRRFGADIFVVDMLGVLVLREIGVLLVAIMVAGRSGSAYTAELGSMKMREEIDALRTMGFDPIEVLVLPRMMALVLALPILAFLGAMAALYGGGLVAWLYGGVQPEAFLLRLRDAISIDHFIVGIVKAPVMAAVIGIVACVEGLAVQGSAESLGQHTTASVVKGIFFVIVMDGVFAIFFAAVGM
- the dgcA gene encoding N-acetyl-D-Glu racemase DgcA, with the protein product MTSTKLVALAARIERFPIAGSFTISRGAKTEAVTVVAEVSRDGLAGRGECVPYPRYGETPEATLAAVKAMQEAVAGGLTRAALQAAMPSGAARNALDCALIDLEAKAAGLRAWNLLDRPVPGERTTAYTISLGTPEAMAAATAKAAHRPLLKIKLGGDGDAMRIAAVRKAAPESELIVDANEAWTEANLEANLAACADAGVTLVEQPLPAGKDEALARIKRPLAVCADESVHDRSSLAPLRERYDAVNIKLDKTGGLTEALAMADAAQALGFEIMIGCMVATSLSMAPAMLVTPQARFVDLDGPLLLARDRDHGLRYDGSLVYPPDSSLWG
- a CDS encoding MFS transporter, whose amino-acid sequence is MARESQIPIAAAQKRRFAVSLALFYSAVFAVSGTHLPFFPLWLKGIGIDAAWIGIINALPAITRFTTLPQVTAFAEKRQAIRGAMMASVLATAIGFTAVGLQQQPLALFLIYALTCMMWTPTMPLTDAYALRGVARYRLDYGPLRLWGSAAFAAGSLACGYLVDVIEARDLIWIIVAWAIVAVAASLLLQPLDDVRRKSAEARADTALLRDAGFWAIIASAALIQGSHVAYYTFSAINWQLHGISGLTIAGLWTLGVIAEIVVFALSPRFSVHPSTMIAIGGVSAVVRWIVTANEPPLVLLAIVQLGHGFSFGMTILGTMNLLVQRVPSHQIARGQGYYAACNGLLGAATSIASGAIYARIGDNLYYVMAAMAALGTLLIWSARHRLIAHPQSEESGG